From a region of the Castanea sativa cultivar Marrone di Chiusa Pesio chromosome 10, ASM4071231v1 genome:
- the LOC142613431 gene encoding uncharacterized protein LOC142613431 produces MPNTPQQTMGWQPPQSAQYKLNFDAAIYTDMGRSGVGAIIRNENGEVMAALSAMGPFVQDSEEAEIVACRIALEFAIDAGFSDLVVEGDNVNVMRAIAWKCMDNSRLGMVIEDIHCLISGLRWSSVSCVKRSANTAAHYLARFARNVSDELVWIEDCPQPARDALYNDSLIFS; encoded by the coding sequence ATGCCGAATACACCCCAGCAGACAATGGGTTGGCAGCCTCCTCAATCTGCTCAGTACAAGTTGAACTTCGATGCGGCGATATACACAGACATGGGGCGTTCAGGTGTGGGAGCAATTATTCGAAATGAGAATGGAGAAGTCATGGCTGCCTTGTCTGCTATGGGACCTTTTGTTCAAGATAGTGAGGAAGCCGAGATAGTTGCTTGCCGAATAGCTCTTGAATTCGCCATAGATGCGGGATTCTCGGATTTGGTAGTTGAAGGCGATAATGTAAATGTCATGAGAGCCATTGCATGGAAGTGTATGGACAATTCCAGACTAGGCATGGTAATTGAAGACATTCATTGCCTTATAAGTGGCCTGAGATGGAGTTCAGTAAGCTGTGTAAAGCGTAGTGCCAATACTGCTGCCCATTATTTAGCTCGTTTTGCTAGGAATGTATCTGATGAACTGGTATGGATTGAGGATTGTCCACAACCTGCCAGGGATGCTTTGTATAATGACTCCTTGATTTTCAGTTGA